A segment of the Panicum hallii strain FIL2 chromosome 1, PHallii_v3.1, whole genome shotgun sequence genome:
GCCAAGGCAGCCTTACTCGCTTTTGTACTGGTATGGCCCAGGATTATAGTCGGCTTATTGCTGTATTGAGTGGAAGGGAGAGAGAGGCTATGGCATAGCATTCTCAATCTTGTACAGCCTTTATGTGTTATTGCAGGACTCGTGCAGAGCTAGATACATACCTGGTGGCTTCGCCAATCAGGGAACGTGCAATTCAGAGGATAACTGATGTGATTGGGACGTAAGATTGTCTACCTATACATCTACTAGTGGTAGTTTAACAAATTAAGTTCCTTGACTGTTGGAGCTCACATTGGTATTTTGCTCTGTTGGTTTTTGGCAGATACAACGACCTTCGAGACCGTATATTTTCTAAACATTCAGATTTATTCCCTGAAGAGGTGTGTTGTGCAAACACTGATATATTTTTTGTTTATTCTTACGACTTTACGAGTACAAGACTGCTTAGCCAACTTCAATCCTATGCAAAGATAGATACAATTCTTCAAATCTTGAGGTTATAGTATAGCAGAAGGAGAACAAAGAGCATAATAGTGTTTGGCtttgagtttgaaacaaaatCGTGGGACTGGGTCACATATTAGCAACTATATACAGTAACGTAACCAGGATCAGAAGATTAGGGAGGGCAGAAAAGTTAATGAATGTGATTGACCTTATAGCAGGGACCAAATCCTATAGCATGGTAATATGAACTAGGATTCCCCTGATTCTAAAAGGCCCCAATGGAAAATTTTGGAACATGAGTACCCCCTACTAGCTCTGTCACTGACTATATATATTAATCTGGACTACACCTTGAATGTCGATGCTTGTCTTTTTATTAATTCTTCATTTATACTTAACCTGATCAGTATATCTCAATTTTTATTTTAGGTTTATAACATAGAGACATTTCTATGGTCCTTCGGCATTCTCTTCTCGCGCCTGGTAAGGCTGGATCTAGTTAATATGATTCAAACCTCGTTCTTTCATGATTAGTACAAATTCGTTGTTCTTTCTATGGCCCCTTTTCATGATAAGTACAAATTCCTTTGCTTGCTATTGCTGTCATTTTTGGCTAACCAATAATGTGCATTGGTCTATTGTGCAGGTTCGTTTGCCATCAATGGATGGAAGGGTTGCTCTAGTTCCTTGGGCAGATATGCTTAACCATAGCCCTGAGGTACAacattttatatttttacaaagAACCATCCTTGATAGTGCTCAAAATTAAGCACCCTTTTTTACGCTCTTCTATGTCTCCCTAACAGTACAGTGCTCATGACATTTACTTCTTGGTTATTATATTTTCCAGGTGGAAACATTCTTGGATTTCGATAAGTCATCGCAAGGAATAGTTTTCACCACAGACCGTTCATATCAACCAGGTGAGCAGGTAACAATTTTCATTTATGCTTTTTAGCTCTATTCTCAGTTATATATCAATCAAATTAATCATCAAAAGTCTACCAGTATGGTATTGCTGTTTTCAGTAGTAAAGTCTGCATGTTTATTTGTGGTTTGCTGAAATCTAGTTACTATTAATCATATTGGACATATTGCTCTCTAGCAATGTACTGACATTTTAAGGGTTGAGTCATCTTTAGTCTTCAATCTCGAAAATAAGTTCAGGCTATGTCAACTAAACCTCAGCACTCCCATCCATTTATCTATTTTCTTTAGTACATAAATCACATAGTTCGCTCCAGCAGGGTTACATGAATGGCCATACTTTTTTATTTGAAAATGCAGTTATGTGAAATTTGTTTGGTTTGCCAACTTCTTTTTGTTTGTCTCAAGTCTGGCGGTAACTGCTGTTGTTCCATCACATATTATCTATTAAACTGTTGGTACGATTTGGAAAATCTTCAGGTTTTTATATCTTACGGGAAGAAATCAAGTGGTGAGCTATTGCTTTCATATGGTTTTGTTCCGAAAGAGGGAACAAACCCAAATGATTCAGTTGAGTTGCTGGTGGCTCTTGATAAATCTGACAAGTGCTACAAAGAGAAACTACAAGCACTAAAGCGAAATGGTTTGTCAGCGTAAGTGCTCACTATACTTATGGGCAAAAGTGTACCTTACCTGTTACCTCTATGTGGAACGTCACATGCTATTATCTTTTTGTCAAGACAAGAAATGTTTTTTTTAACTTTACATCCCTTGTTGTAATCTTGGTAAACGACTACTGATTGGATTAGAACATTCCTTGGCATCATTGGTTTCTTGTTGTTACTTCCATATAGTACTGAGAACAGATTATGGTAACAAAGCATGATTGCATATTGGGTGTAAAATGCAATAAATTGAAATGGAAACGAGAAGTTTTACCAGAATAAATAATTTCATAATAAAGCACAGCTTTCCATAGATCTGTACATGATTCGCAATTCATGCCACATTGTTTTCTTTGGAAAAACCTAACATACCATCAGTTCAGAATCATGCATATCGCTCTTTTCTATGTATTTAACTCCCTGCGATCATCTTATTGCGTACATTCTGATACTATCAGATTTATATACTCAGTATTGACAAAAGTAGATTTTGATCACCATTTATAGATCTGAAAGTTTCCCTTTGCGGGTTACTGGATGGCCAGTTGAGCTGATGGCTTATGCCTTCCTTGTGGTCAGTCCTCCTGACATGAGTCAACGCTTTGAGGAGGTTCGTTGCTGTTATTCTGCACTCAATGTTGAAAAAATTATCAGTAGAGCTAGAGCTAGGAGGATGGTCAAGACAGCTTGAGATTATGTTAGTTATTAAAAATGATCTCTGCCTTGTTTCTTGCAGATGGCTGTTGCTGCATCGAATAAAAATTCAACCAAACCTGGATTTAATTATCCTGAATTGGAAGAACAGGCTCTTCAGTTTATCCTGGACTGCTGTGAATCTAATATATCAAACTATTCTAAGTACCTAGAGGTGACGTCCGTTTCATGTCATTTGTTGCAGAACACACTAGTTAACCTCATGAGATTGGAACACCGTGCCATCCTACTAATTTTATGATCTTATTGTCCTGTGATTAATTCTTTTATGCACAAATCACTATGATGTCGTTTGTCAAAAATAATTTGTCCATCCTGAGTATTTTGTTGACGATGTCAGTAAGTGGATCCATAATTTCAGGGTGGCAATGGCTCTCCACAAGTTTCAATAAATGCAAAGCAAGCCAACAGGACCTTACTGCTAAAACAGCTAGCAAAAGATCTGTGCATCAGTGAGCGGAGAATCTTGTATCGTACACAATATGTAAGTCAGAAAATcttgtgctgctgctgccttTGCATGTGCACCATGTTTCAACTCTTAACGGTTTGCATGTCCTCCAATTGTTTTGCGCAGATATTGCGTAGAAGATTGAGGGACATGAGAGGTGGCGAACTTAGAGCTCTGTCATTGTTCAATGGGCTCAGAAAGCTCTTCAAATAAATGGATTGGCTACATTTCTAGGTGGAACGGATCTTATTGGATAGTTTGCTTTCCCTGATAACACGGTAATTTACATATCCCTTTAATCACTTTTGGATTGCTGAATACTGCGTTTTCCACTGGGCACTGCTTGGTTCAGTTTCAGGTGCTTTGACCTTGCAGCTGGAGCCTCCGATGTTTGGTTACCAAATCAGATCGCAGTCTCAGCGGCAAATTTCTTATCTGGAGAAGCATCTGAATGCTAGAAAGGAGCTACGGTTCAACAAAGGATAGTTGTGAATTGTAATTGAACAGCCCATAGCTTGGCATACATGTAAGAGTAAATTCTACATGTAAGCCTGTAAGATAGATTTTACGAGAGGAGCTGGCCGGCATTTTTTCCCTGATCCCTGCTATTTAGTCCATATCTGATGTTTATGTCGGTACATGATATAGTTTGTGGATCAAACGCTATCACgtacagaactcattccagATACATGTTAGAATCATACAACGCGAAAAGTCGAAACATGGGTATATTTATTACATAATTCAAATGATTGTAGTACGGTTCCAATACAAGCCTCTTGGGCTAAATTGAACAAGCAGAAAATCGAAAATCGAAAGCGATAATTTGGCCTCTGGACCATCTGGTATCTCCACCACAGGGAATCCTAAGCGTAGCACGGGCTTTAATCTTGTCATCCTTTTTGGGTCGAACTTCTGGTCGGATCCTGTATCTATCAAACTATCCTAAGGAATGGAATAGGTCCACatcaccatccgtatgcaagctttaagATGGATTATACTAAAGCTATAACAAATATTCAATGAATAAAGCTGGGGTTTTCTATGCACAAGCAGCATTAAGATATATCATCATCCAAACTCTATGCTCGGGCCGTTCCGGCACCCCGGACTCCCAGTCCAACTCACACCTTCAAAAACCAACAGGTCGGTGCGATAACTCTCACTTCTCGCACCTCAGCTGCCTTAGGCAAGAAGTCATCACTAGAGGAAGGTAGAAACataagtaacactaactaataagagcaacagaagagtagggtTGTTCATGACCAAAGACGCGGCTATATATATAGTTTTTAATCTGCAGAGGTcatacacctggacccactcgaatcgaagcCAGCCAGGAGCGACCTAACTGAACGACGAGACACCGGTCTACTAACACAGAAACTAGTAGCCTCGGTACCATCCGGATTTCCGGGGTCTTAGACGCATCCTCCCGCAAAAGATCGCCCCGAGACTGTGAATCCTCCTTTGCGTCTCGgagaacgtgaggtcagcatcTTCTCCcgctgcaccgatactcgatcctcctaccagCTTGGTACCACACTTGCTAGCCCTGGACCGGACCCACCCGCATAATGGGTAAGTAATGTGGACACTTAATATAGTTCTACaaatcatagttactctcaaCCGGTCCTTATATGCTGAAGCGAGCATCTTCGTCACATGCGTATCCACCACAGTGGTCCACAGCTGCCCCCAACTCCTCACTAAGTATCCACAAAGTTATGCCCGCCACAGGCTCTCCGTAGATCATGATTTTGGAAGAATTATGaaattggtttcataatttttggaggccCAGTTGATTTATTATAAATTTTCTACGCTTAAATCTATTTCTGAAATAGATAAAAGATTatcagaaaaagaaaaacacaCAGCAATGATACGTGTCAGCACCTGGGTGTGCCACATGGCAGCTGACATCAGCATGATGTCATCGGAAGGGTCAGGTtggctgacgtcagcagtggacCCAATTGACATCAGCGTTGACCAGTCAACGCTGACTAGTCTTCGGTCAAAGGGTCAAACGGGTCCACCATTCAGTggtcccactggtcagcctcacccaaaggctgacaggtgggaccCTCGGGTCAGCAcaataaaaagaaaagaaaaaggaaaaggacaCGGCGGCTTGGTTACTGGGTTAAAAGTGTTGGGCCGGCTCGGCTGGCCCAACAGGCTCATGGCTTGGCTTGGCTCGCACGAGCTGGCTCGGATCAGCGGCTTGATAGGCCGACTCGATCAACAGGCCGGCTTGGCTCTTCAGGTGGGCTTCGACCCGAATCGCCCgtccttctcctccttctctctctGTCAAGGCTGACCCACGGGTCAGCGCCTCCTGCTGCCCACTGGCAGGCGGGGCCCGAGTGTCAGTGATGCGCCGGATCTGATGTGGCACGGTCCGGATTTGGTGGGGCGCGTTGTGTGCGTGCGCGTGTGTGAGTCTGGTGCGTTTGTGTGCGTGTGGTGCGCCGCATGTGCTCATGGGAACGTCCCAGAGGGGCTGGTGCTTGTCGTGCCACGACGTCTTGGCGCGGCCGGGTCTGGGGGCGACCAAGGGGAGGCCAAGGTGCTTCCTTGGGTGGTGCTGGGCACGCACGCGCGCATGGGCACTCGGCACAGCCGAGGCCGCGGCGGGTGGTGGCAAGGTAGGGTGTCGTGGTGTGGCC
Coding sequences within it:
- the LOC112894159 gene encoding ribulose-1,5 bisphosphate carboxylase/oxygenase large subunit N-methyltransferase, chloroplastic → MGDWGRLRISPPSGARTLTTRRRQFRASAMATSTTALHPQFRPPLRAAGRHRPLPHSSYSSFARARPRTTIRASAASASAPAQREAVAGVPWGCEIESLESAALLERWLIDSGLPEQRLAIQRVDVGERGLVALKNIRKGEKLLFVPPSLVITADSEWSRPEVGEVMKRNAVPDWPLIATYLISEASLEGSSRWSSYIAALPRQPYSLLYWTRAELDTYLVASPIRERAIQRITDVIGTYNDLRDRIFSKHSDLFPEEVYNIETFLWSFGILFSRLVRLPSMDGRVALVPWADMLNHSPEVETFLDFDKSSQGIVFTTDRSYQPGEQVFISYGKKSSGELLLSYGFVPKEGTNPNDSVELLVALDKSDKCYKEKLQALKRNGLSASESFPLRVTGWPVELMAYAFLVVSPPDMSQRFEEMAVAASNKNSTKPGFNYPELEEQALQFILDCCESNISNYSKYLEGGNGSPQVSINAKQANRTLLLKQLAKDLCISERRILYRTQYILRRRLRDMRGGELRALSLFNGLRKLFK